One segment of Gadus chalcogrammus isolate NIFS_2021 chromosome 8, NIFS_Gcha_1.0, whole genome shotgun sequence DNA contains the following:
- the xirp1 gene encoding xin actin-binding repeat-containing protein 1 isoform X1, with the protein MAMHNIRKSQSLKNLSGNPEASWVETSNHLSLNRKSVLQLVQQYQSIGDLRNCEKAELEADPLEGGGSPQEGSFPLCRSRSVEHLACREPVVSGTSALRDLFESKSSLRRDYGSSPRLHTAPVIGGHPLVAGIGQSASERNTGPQKEVKDENSHRDTTNDVLPEASFRSPKYPHEGQKTQPLTQRDSPTERDSRSPSRPDQHSPTGSTSVRDRSALYLSRVAATDHAGSPAPPEFLGTSEPRRKASKMADATKKVIVSETSHSDDDLPPPPPPPVPPRPLDYEGSPPLASLPVPPPKETFSTFYQQQQKNEIKRLFKHIHPELRDNLNDMVDDELVEALHSDAAEAADAGYQAEVQSMRWIFENWTLDNIGDPHTTRKLLDEEDLRGGDVRGTSSVFQQVDGTQRGAFARRQTSVRGDVRTSTWLFETQPMDALNKLKTEEGELVETVLKEPVERGDVRGARLLFESQTLTDLGRCSSIEDYSFLKLKSELQEQKGGIQKTVKLFEADPCCAIKDNSGNMHEVRSICREEIKTGSTSTARWLFETQPLGTINKGTDGVKMIRGISLEEGQRGGVDSKRWMFETQPLGMIQEGKEKMGAFEGTVENRGEAMLKGDSAEGNLAKEQVLGGDVKTSLWLFETQPMDSLSESLEVGRLQKITLSADEQGAVKGTKQMFENYSTATSTLVKEQKIEKGDVKSFKNLFETIPISNITRSDEKSDSREINITAGNVKGNKALFETTPLYTIKDSSGNLHEVTTVSREELIKGNVQNYKWLFNTKPLDQFTEGKENVEVIKGITREVDSADVNMAKWLFETQTIDGIHSKFNQTEAKSSTKEEQLQKGDVKTCRWLFETQPMDILYDKSETVKDKDALENTNVKSFTWLFESQPLASVKDSEEQRLKCVMAQDSVKAEVGVETVKRLFETETLDRIRKDTNVEGDARYVSQVDVQSGDVSRVKELFESRSLDEIGSEMVTTSDTQDLAEHIPEGSVHKFTWMFENRPINMINEKDKALADTPKISEVEGGDVTNKKFVFETFSLDKIHDQPFEEKSACFEKPESNVDVKSSTMIFESQPLYAIRDKEGQFHEVTTVKKEEIVSSDVRGARWMFETKPLDAIKADNEIYVIRAVTQEDVKKGDVKSARWKFETQPLDSFTSPDTPAVLDVEDIVGKNVQLNKQIFESDQAAHKNFVRMVSVTDVQQGDVRTSTWLFENHKIDRLKGDSEEQGTVNTVQREDKGKGDVKRSTFLFESQPLDKIKEANDTLVPSIEQDRPKADVKSTTWLFETTPLDKITTNSVAETLTRLHELTYLHSSGIIIEASEVKNVTMAKYQLEEGVQIQNEEVIEGNIRNIMLQLLCKPTLKPQITIIREMEKGDLNTTVVELPVNQTTAAATNPEEDQRVVIAQMIESLLIHTKSLKKGIIMQECAGGHAEMTVYSLVHHCQTKTESEDIEWRGIKSTIGDLMATSSSQRTATSCRIDENEKGNVNLYKSCIERGDLQYLKSLQTELLEEDQCQSPSSRERIEILRGDIKEAQRSLYQQKDLVERTICDVLPGDVKNVKKVFTSDCAYDVDIPKEEIIPGDIATAKQQLSAKQSMMMEKEEVVAGDIKATMQSLERAKQQSMHVEREAIKPGTIYDMDLSTQGPDMEEGQTQKEEIVSGDVRAAKRSLEMAKSQSMHMERETVVPGKIYNVKVSAQEQSSSTVTETHSSSSGQQIRTTFQK; encoded by the exons ATGGCAATGCACAACATACGGAAGAGCCAATCCCTGAAGAACCTGTCAGGGAATCCAGAGGCGTCATGGGTCGAGACATCCAACCATCTCTCCCTAAACAGGAAGTCTGTGTTGCAGCTGGTGCAACA GTACCAGAGCATTGGAGACCTGAGGAATTGTGAAAAAGCTGAGCTTGAG GCGGACCCCTTGGAGGGCGGGGGGAGCCCGCAGGAAGGGAGCTTCCCGCTCTGCAGGAGCCGCTCTGTGGAGCACCTGGCCTGCAGAGAGCCTGTGGTCAGCGGTACCAGCGCTCTGAGAGACCTGTTTGAGTCCAAGTCCTCGCTCCGGCGGGACTACGGCAGCAGCCCGAGGCTTCACACCGCGCCGGTCATTGGAGGACACCCCCTAGTGGCAGGGATAGGACAGAGCGCCTCGGAAAGGAACACAGGCCctcag AAAGAAGTCAAGGATGAAAATAGCCACAGAGACACAACAAACGATGTACTTCCGGAGGCTTCTTTTAGATCGCCCAAGTACCCCCATG AAGGCCAGAAGACTCAGCCCCTGACCCAGAGAGACTCCCCGACCGAGAGAGACTCCCGGTCCCCGTCGAGACCGGACCAGCACAGCCCCACCGGCAGCACCTCCGTCAGGGACAGATCGGCCCTCTACCTGTCCCGAGTGGCAGCCACAGACCACGCAGGAAGCCCAGCTCCGCCC GAATTCCTTGGCACTTCAGAACCGAGACGTAAAGCCAGCAAG ATGGCAGACGCAACCAAAAAAGTCATCGTTTCAGAGACGTCACACAGTGACGACgacctgcctcctcctccacctccgcccgTCCCTCCCCGACCCCTGGACTATGAAGGCTCTCCACCTCTTGCCAGCCTCCCTGTGCCCCCACCCAAGGAAACCTTCTCTACCTtctaccagcagcagcagaagaacgAGATCAAGAGGCTCTTCAAGCACATCCACCCCGAGCTACGAGACAACCTGAACGACATGGTTGACGACGAGCTGGTGGAGGCCCTCCACTCTGATGCCGCGGAGGCTGCGGACGCCGGCTACCAGGCCGAGGTGCAGTCCATGAGGTGGATCTTCGAGAACTGGACTCTGGACAACATCGGCGATCCCCACACGACCAGGAAGCTGCTAGACGAAGAAGACCTCAGGGGTGGAGACGTCAGAGGCACCTCTTCTGTGTTCCAGCAAGTGGACGGCACCCAACGAGGCGCCTTTGCCAGAAGGCAGACCTCTGTACGAGGGGATGTTAGAACCTCGACGTGGCTGTTTGAAACTCAGCCGATGGATGCGCTGAACAAACTCAAAACAGAGGAGGGCGAACTGGTCGAGACCGTCTTAAAAGAACCTGTCGAGAGAGGCGATGTGAGAGGGGCCCGGCTGCTGTTTGAGTCCCAGACGCTGACTGACCTGGGCCGCTGCAGCTCCATCGAGGACTACAGCTTCCTGAAACTGAAGTCTGAGCTCCAGGAACAAAAGGGCGGCATCCAGAAGACTGTGAAGCTGTTCGAAGCGGATCCATGCTGtgccatcaaggacaacagtgGCAACATGCATGAGGTCAGGTCCATCTGCAGAGAGGAGATAAAAACCGGCAGCACCAGCACCGCACGCTGGCTGTTTGAAACCCAGCCACTGGGCACCATCAACAAGGGGACGGATGGAGTTAAGATGATCCGGGGTATATCACTGGAAGAAGGCCAGAGGGGCGGCGTGGACAGCAAGAGATGGATGTTTGAAACACAGCCGCTGGGCATGATACAAGAAGGGAAGGAAAAGATGGGAGCATTTGAAGGAACTGTTGAAAACAGAGGAGAGGCGATGCTAAAAGGAGACTCAGCTGAGGGGAATTTGGCCAAGGAGCAGGTACTCGGAGGAGATGTCAAGACTTCTCTTTGGCTGTTTGAAACCCAACCCATGGATAGCCTCAGTGAGAGCTTAGAGGTCGGACGTTTGCAAAAAATAACCCTCTCTGCAGATGAACAAGGAGCAGTCAAAGGCACCAAGCAGATGTTTGAAAACTACAGCACAGCAACCAGCACCTTAGTCAAGGAACAAAAGATTGAAAAAGGTGATGTAAAATCATTCAAAAACCTTTTCGAGACAATTCCCATAAGCAACATAACTCGTAGCGATGAGAAAAGTGACTCAAGGGAAATTAATATCACAGCAGGAAATGTTAAGGGCAACAAAGCATTGTTTGAGACCACTCCCTTATACACTATAAAGGACTCCTCAGGCAATCTCCACGAAGTCACAACAGTTAGCCGAGAAGAGCTAATCAAAGGCAATGTCCAAAACTACAAGTGGTTGTTCAATACAAAACCCCTTGACCAATTTACAGAGGGAAAAGAAAATGTTGAGGTCATTAAAGGTATTACTCGAGAAGTCGATTCAGCAGATGTCAACATGGCCAAATGGCTATTTGAGACCCAAACGATAGATGGAATCCATTCCAAATTCAATCAAACAGAAGCCAAGTCTTCTACCAAAGAGGAGCAGCTTCAGAAAGGTGACGTTAAGACCTGCAGATGGTTATTTGAGACACAGCCAATGGACATTCTGTATGACAAATCAGAAACCGTGAAAGACAAAGATGCCCTAGAGAACACTAATGTCAAATCCTTCACTTGGCTTTTCGAATCACAACCTCTGGCCAGCGTCAAGGACAGTGAGGAGCAACGTTTAAAGTGCGTAATGGCACAAGACTCTGTGAAAGCAGAGGTCGGTGTCGAAACTGTGAAGAGACTCTTTGAAACAGAGACTTTAGATAGAATCCGGAAGGACACCAATGTAGAAGGGGATGCCCGGTACGTTAGCCAGGTGGATGTCCAGTCTGGAGATGTGTCCCGAGTGAAGGAACTTTTTGAATCCCGCTCCCTTGATGAAATAGGTTCAGAGATGGTGACGACATCCGACACACAGGATCTGGCTGAGCACATTCCGGAGGGATCTGTGCACAAGTTCACATGGATGTTTGAGAACCGTCCCATCAACATGATAAATGAGAAAGACAAGGCTCTAGCAGACACGCCGAAGATCAGTGAAGTAGAGGGAGGGGATGTAACTAATAAGAAGTTTGTATTTGAAACCTTCTCTTTGGACAAGATCCACGATCAGCCCTTCGAGGAGAAGTCTGCCTGTTTTGAAAAGCCTGAGAGCAATGTTGATGTCAAGTCCAGCACCATGATATTCGAGTCTCAGCCCCTCTACGCCATCAGAGACAAGGAGGGACAGTTTCATGAGGTGACCACTGTGAAAAAGGAGGAGATTGTGAGCAGTGATGTAAGGGGAGCAAGATGGATGTTCGAAACAAAGCCCCTTGACGCAATCAAGGCAGATAATGAGATTTACGTGATTCGAGCTGTCACCCAAGAAGATGTCAAGAAAGGCGATGTGAAATCGGCCAGATGGAAGTTTGAGACCCAGCCTTTGGATTCCTTCACCAGCCCAGATACACCTGCTGTCTTAGATGTAGAGGACATTGTAGGAAAAAATGTGCAGCTTAACAAGCAAATCTTTGAATCAGACCAGGCGGCCCACAAGAATTTTGTTAGAATGGTTAGTGTCACAGATGTCCAGCAAGGTGATGTCCGAACCTCCACCTGGCTCTTTGAGAACCACAAGATTGACCGTCTCAAAGGTGACTCCGAGGAGCAAGGCACAGTAAACACTGTCCAAAGAGAAGACAAGGGGAAAGGAGATGTGAAACGTAGCACATTTCTCTTTGAATCACAGCCCCTGGACAAGATCAAGGAGGCTAACGATACCTTAGTGCCCAGCATTGAGCAAGACAGACCAAAGGCCGATGTGAAGAGCACCACTTGGCTTTTTGAAACCACCCCGCTAGACAAAATCACAACCAACAGTGTTGCTGAAACCCTCACCCGTCTACATGAGCTGACCTACCTTCACTCTAGTGGTATTATAATAGAAGCAAGTGAGGTCAAAAATGTTACAATGGCAAAGTATCAGCTTGAAGAGGGCGTACAAATACAGAACGAGGAGGTTATTGAGGGAAACATCAGGAACATCATGCTGCAGTTATTATGCAAACCAACACTTAAGCCTCAGATCACGATcatcagagagatggagaaaggggATTTGAACACCACAGTGGTAGAACTTCCTGTCAACCAGACGACAGCCGCAGCCACCAATCCAGAGGAAGATCAAAGAGTAGTTATTGCCCAGATGATTGAAAGCTTACTTATTCACACCAAATCTTTAAAAAAGGGGATCATAATGCAAGAGTGCGCCGGGGGCCATGCAGAGATGACTGTTTACTCGTTAGTTCACCACTGTCAAACCAAAACCGAAAGTGAAGATATAGAATGGAGAGGCATCAAGTCCACCATCGGAGATCTGATGGCAACTTCCAGTAGTCAAAGGACTGCAACGTCCTGTAGAATAGATGAGAATGAAAAGGGGAATGTGAACTTATACAAAAGTTGCATTGAGAGAGGTGACCTGCAGTACCTTAAGAGTCTTCAAACTGAGCTTCTGGAAGAAGACCAGTGTCAAAGCCCTTCATCCAGAGAACGCATTGAAATACTGAGGGGAGATATCAAGGAAGCTCAGAGAAGTCTCTATCAGCAGAAAGACCTGGTGGAGCGCACCATCTGTGATGTGCTGCCAGGGGACGTGAAGAATGTCAAAAAGGTGTTCACATCAGATTGTGCCTACGATGTTGACATTCCGAAAGAGGAGATTATCCCTGGCGATATAGCGACAGCTAAGCAACAACTTTCAGCGAAGCAAAGCATGATGATGGAAAAAGAGGAGGTTGTGGCTGGGGATATCAAGGCAACAATGCAGTCTTTGGAACGTGCAAAGCAACAGAGCATGCACGTGGAGCGTGAGGCGATCAAACCAGGAACCATCTATGACATGGACCTGTCCACACAAGGGCCTGACATGGAAGAAGGCCAAACTCAGAAAGAAGAAATTGTTTCTGGGGATGTGAGAGCAGCCAAAAGATCCCTTGAAATGGCCAAGAGCCaaagtatgcacatggagcgTGAAACGGTCGTCCCTGGAAAGATATACAACGTCAAAGTCTCGGCACAAGAGCAGAGCTCCTCAACAGTAACAGAGACGCATTCTTCCTCCAGTGGCCAACAGATCAGAACAACTTTCCAAAAG TAA
- the xirp1 gene encoding xin actin-binding repeat-containing protein 1 isoform X2 — translation MAMHNIRKSQSLKNLSGNPEASWVETSNHLSLNRKSVLQLVQQYQSIGDLRNCEKAELEADPLEGGGSPQEGSFPLCRSRSVEHLACREPVVSGTSALRDLFESKSSLRRDYGSSPRLHTAPVIGGHPLVAGIGQSASERNTGPQKEVKDENSHRDTTNDVLPEASFRSPKYPHEGQKTQPLTQRDSPTERDSRSPSRPDQHSPTGSTSVRDRSALYLSRVAATDHAGSPAPPEFLGTSEPRRKASKFQLPAKEMCSACLTPVYPMEKMVANKLILHKKCFCCKHCQKTLSLHNYSSLYGDFFCIFHYQQLFKRKGNYDEGFGHMQHKDRWLQKNTKTDEHDVKKVPNLSQLRSNVAEGLESNSNVLSTKSGSKNPLGVEQPIDIRDGKKILWPPQKKQTICSVAQQSSITTGRNKMPDNGKPPAFSNNTMTLKYNDADKKESKMAKGQLKDTEGERSARTSRSSISGVNEPIDAQHIKAPDNLQWKETNSSTFSNKLKLEYIDKTLVDSSSPCLGKGIAITEHNTKDLIMKPTTIDIDHSMAEDQICIPSKTKKTVRFATNVVESSQSPSDLCSEEEEISESESSQGKVDNVITHNPYGYRHNQKSNNPSDQELANVETRQEIPNSEEDSLNRLQEKGESQTDDVNVHSTNDEKQASAQEMAKILDDTEDKSVAHSESATQTKMEQQQGHLESEERSPEGSTTRTKQGAPPLKTVEGVKTVIQKSNSLKGSPAKPNDKKIIKKGSWSKEKSPRSQLFTSGGSESGSKTGGILGKFFKSSTGKGIKQTKSQKVEEGKEAVQAEEKSTGRDRGMTEEMAKDEVKLLETFSEQESVNDVKEDTHATAMNSFDITEVTPPLKPPRSDLTADHQSDITSPAHSASVEPAESTNPSVNPQANPETSETDDLFAIKETSGENTEGPPQMSCVENSDNTNLIANPQSRKTAADSPEHNRLVSHETIDLSATQDASGEKDAIPYISSAEHTDNANLLDTAPSNPQSHETIDLSLLEDDSEENTNLFTNPQSSEESLEHNMLVSHETIEFSVIEDASVENTNLFAHPQSRAIVDIFSTEDDSGGKPNILSAENTDNTNLFDNPVGRETLDPSLIEHDMLVSYNTSTVVQAMIKDPYGSICQSISGDPFQEEPQSIEEDLSSSEQSFISASDTNTSVPILPIQVVDVQEFVTGPSCDASSSNVDHVTPQETEDPFTSSDAQPIITSSSTTSTITDDIFGPSLGHGVLTNETPAECTDPFEMIQHNTADNTGGIGSLTVQPFVGLDPTPVAWRESPSSIDPWSFGSNSQTGEPEVQLDFDIFSSGNCAFSAPPAGDVFDLSSPEASASFQLSDDIFGVSDPFASGADIFTVQQPSGTNSGTVSNILGLDSSSITDHPVESNPLMGDIVSLEAGNQAISSTNTETNFLGDLCSSTEQKTENPAPNNSWMDDLFG, via the exons ATGGCAATGCACAACATACGGAAGAGCCAATCCCTGAAGAACCTGTCAGGGAATCCAGAGGCGTCATGGGTCGAGACATCCAACCATCTCTCCCTAAACAGGAAGTCTGTGTTGCAGCTGGTGCAACA GTACCAGAGCATTGGAGACCTGAGGAATTGTGAAAAAGCTGAGCTTGAG GCGGACCCCTTGGAGGGCGGGGGGAGCCCGCAGGAAGGGAGCTTCCCGCTCTGCAGGAGCCGCTCTGTGGAGCACCTGGCCTGCAGAGAGCCTGTGGTCAGCGGTACCAGCGCTCTGAGAGACCTGTTTGAGTCCAAGTCCTCGCTCCGGCGGGACTACGGCAGCAGCCCGAGGCTTCACACCGCGCCGGTCATTGGAGGACACCCCCTAGTGGCAGGGATAGGACAGAGCGCCTCGGAAAGGAACACAGGCCctcag AAAGAAGTCAAGGATGAAAATAGCCACAGAGACACAACAAACGATGTACTTCCGGAGGCTTCTTTTAGATCGCCCAAGTACCCCCATG AAGGCCAGAAGACTCAGCCCCTGACCCAGAGAGACTCCCCGACCGAGAGAGACTCCCGGTCCCCGTCGAGACCGGACCAGCACAGCCCCACCGGCAGCACCTCCGTCAGGGACAGATCGGCCCTCTACCTGTCCCGAGTGGCAGCCACAGACCACGCAGGAAGCCCAGCTCCGCCC GAATTCCTTGGCACTTCAGAACCGAGACGTAAAGCCAGCAAG TTCCAGCTTCCCGCCAAGGAAATGTGTTCAGCCTGTTTGACACCAGTCTACCCAATGGAGAAAATGGTGGCCAATAAACTTATCCTGCACAAAAAGTGTTTCTGCTGTAAACACTGTCAAAAGACACTGAG CTTGCACAACTACTCGTCCCTTTACGGAGATTTCTTCTGCATCTTCCACTACCAACAACTATTCAAAAGGAAGGGAAACTATGATGAGGGGTTCGGACACATGCAACACAAAGACCGTTGGCTTCAGAAAAATACCAAAACAGATGAACACGATGTCAAGAAAGTCCCTAATCTATCACAGTTGCGGTCAAATGTGGCTGAGGGCTTAGAGTCCAACAGTAATGTTTTATCCACCAAATCGGGCTCCAAAAATCCATTGGGTGTAGAGCAACCTATCGATATTAGGGACGGGAAGAAGATACTTTGGCCTCCGCAGAAGAAACAAACAATTTGTAGTGTTGCACAGCAGTCATCTATAACCACTGGTAGAAACAAAATGCCAGATAATGGGAAACCCCCTGCTTTTTCAAATAATACTATGACTTTAAAATATAATGACGCTGACAAGAAAGAATCGAAGATGGCTAAGGGACAACTTAAGGACACAGAGGGCGAAAGAAGTGCAAGGACTTCAAGGTCCTCAATTTCAGGTGTCAATGAACCAATAGATGCACAGCATATTAAGGCACCGGATAATCTACAGTGGAAGGAAACCAATTCCTCTACATTTTCAAATAAACTTAAACTAGAATACATTGATAAAACCTTGGTGGATTCTTCTTCACCTTGCCTAGGAAAAGGCATTGCTATCACCGAACATAATACAAAGGACTTAATTATGAAACCCACCACCATAGACATTGATCATTCTATGGCTGAAGATCAGATATGTATCCCAAGTAAAACTAAGAAAACTGTGCGGTTTGCCACTAATGTTGTTGAGAGTAGCCAGTCACCCTCTGATCTGTGTTCAGAAGAGGAAGAAATTTCAGAATCTGAATCCAGCCAAGGCAAGGTAGACAATGTGATAACCCATAACCCTTATGGATACAGACACAATCAAAAGTCAAACAACCCTTCAGATCAAGAGCTTGCCAATGTAGAAACTCGTCAAGAGATCCCAAATAGCGAGGAAGACAGTTTGAACCGACTGCAAGAGAAGGGTGAATCACAGACAGATGATGTGAATGTCCATTCAACCAATGATGAGAAGCAAGCATCTGCCCAAGAGATGGCCAAGATATTAGATGACACAGAAGATAAATCTGTGGCTCACAGTGAATCAGCTACACAAACCAAAATGGAACAACAACAAGGACATTTGGAAAGCGAAGAGAGGTCTCCTGAAGGGAGCACAACTAGGACCAAACAAGGAGCTCCGCCGCTGAAAACAGTGGAAGGTGTGAAGACGGTTATTCAGAAATCTAATTCTCTGAAGGGTTCTCCTGCAAAACCGAATGACAAGAAGATCATAAAAAAGGGTTCTTGGTCCAAGGAAAAAAGCCCTCGGTCTCAACTTTTCACATCTGGTGGAAGTGAAAGTGGGAGCAAAACTGGTGGAATCCTAGGAAAATTCTTCAAGTCATCAACAGGGAAGGGGATCAAACAGACAAAATCACAGAAAGtagaagaaggaaaagaagcCGTTCAAGCAGAAGAAAAATCCACAGGCAGGGACCGCGGAATGACAGAAGAAATGGCAAAGGATGAGGTCAAATTACTAGAGACATTCTCTGAACAGGAATCAGTGAATGATGTGAAGGAAGATACACATGCTACTGCTATGAATTCATTTGACATCACAGAGGTAACCCCACCACTCAAACCACCAAGAAGTGACCTCACTGCTGATCATCAATCAGACATTAcatcaccagcccatagtgccAGCGTAGAACCTGCTGAAAGTACAAATCCATCCGTCAATCCACAAGCAAATCCAGAAACCAGTGAAACAGATGATCTTTTTGCCATTAAAGAAACCAGTGGAGAAAATACAGAAGGTCCACCACAAATGAGTTGCGTAGAAAATTCAGATAATACCAACTTAATTGCCAATCCACAAAGCAGGAAGACAGCTGCAGATTCTCCTGAACATAACAGGTTGGTCTCACATGAGACAATTGATCTTTCAGCTACTCAAGATGCCAGTGGAGAGAAAGATGCCATACCTTACATTTCCAGTGCAGAACATACTGATAATGCAAACCTACTTGATACTGCACCATCAAATCCACAGAGCCATGAGACAATTGATCTTTCTCTTCTTGAAGATGACAGTGAAGAAAACACAAACCTATTTACCAATCCACAGAGCAGTGAAGAATCTCTTGAACATAACATGTTGGTCTCACATGAGACAATTGAATTTTCTGTTATTGAAGATGCCAGTGTAGAAAACACAAACCTATTTGCCCATCCACAAAGTAGAGCTATTGTTGATATTTTTTCAACTGAAGATGATAGTGGAGGGAAACCAAATATTCTAAGTGCAGAAAATACTGACAATACAAACCTATTTGATAACCCAGTGGGCCGTGAGACATTGGATCCATCTCTCATTGAACATGACATGTTAGTCTCTTATAATACCTCTACTGTTGTGCAAGCGATGATCAAAGATCCTTATGGGTCCATCTGCCAGTCTATATCAGGTGACCCCTTTCAAGAGGAACCTCAAAGCATTGAGGAGGACTTATCTAGTTCAGAACAATCATTCATCAGTGCAAGTGATACAAATACATCTGTCCCTATCCTGCCAATTCAAGTGGTTGATGTACAAGAGTTTGTGACAGGACCGAGTTGTGATGCATCATCTTCCAATGTGGATCATGTGACTCCTCAGGAAACTGAAGATCCTTTCACTTCCTCAGACGCTCAGCCGATTATTacctcctcttccaccaccagcaccatcaccgATGACATCTTCGGCCCCTCTTTGGGCCACGGTGTTCTGACCAACGAGACTCCTGCTGAATGTACTGACCCGTTTGAAATgattcaacacaacacagctgACAACACAGGGGGCATCGGGAGCCTCACAGTTCAACCCTTTGTAGGCCTCGATCCCACACCCGTAGCGTGGCGTGAAAGTCCATCCAGCATAGATCCTTGGAGTTTTGGATCAAACTCtcagacaggagaaccagaggtcCAGCTGGACTTTGATATCTTCAGTTCGGGAAACTGTGCTTTTTCGGCCCCACCAGCAGGCGATGTCTTCGATCTCAGTTCTCCTGAAGCATCCGCCAGCTTCCAGCTTTCAGATGATATCTTTGGTGTCAGCGACCCCTTCGCAAGTGGTGCAGATATTTTTACAGTCCAGCAGCCCAGTGGGACAAACTCTGGTACAGTGAGCAACATTCTAGGCTTAGACTCCTCATCCATCACAGACCATCCAGTAGAGAGCAACCCTTTAATGGGTGACATTGTATCACTAGAGGCAGGAAACCAAGCAATAAGtagcacaaacacagaaaccaaCTTTCTTGGTGATCTTTGCAGTAGCACTgaacaaaaaacagaaaatcCTGCTCCAAACAATAGCTGGATGGATGACTTGTTTGGCTAA